The following are encoded together in the Vibrio splendidus genome:
- a CDS encoding TonB-dependent receptor domain-containing protein, with amino-acid sequence MSERSLLIRKPLLVRKPLSIAVAVICTSLSANVLAQEEAQATDEQMVVTATRTEMALKQAPASMSVITAQDIEDSPGITLADIVAESTSVESDFDSTRAGRQMISIRGMDSDYTLIMVNGRRLSSASAIIRGNDFDLSTIPADSIERVEIIRGPMSALYGSDGMGGTINIITKAPENDWSSTLSMDTSSPLDGDGGEEYSMGFTTSGALIEDELFARLSVNQTSRDAWQPYSGTHSSGYDRSDITALEERETLSLLASLTWNATDNQTIDFDFGYSDDERESSAENVSSVIESDTRVVRQSQAITHSGFWSWGDTQVRYSRENVTDNDAADSDTNYSSDVEELTQIAEASATTYLGESHTVTFGMDYQLSELTNKENLVNGTSEAYQGALFVQDQWLMTEQLTATIGGRLDKHELYGEEFSPRVYLVHQTTNDLIIKGGVGKAFKAPTLTQNQADYTVNSCKGACDLYGNEDLKPETSWNYEIAAIYSQPRWNVEGALFRNEINDLIDRDETYCENGGMFESGKGCADSSSSTGYVKGKRTYTNVSEAVVQGAELTGQFQITDEWGVSGNYTFLDTEDKSTGEELLERYKHSGLVKLNWSPTYDLNTFVSARYRGERNIETDLTQEAYTTLNIGGVYNINDSVRVRAGITNLTDEAVSQELESMGYVEEPRTYYVGMTADF; translated from the coding sequence ATGTCTGAGAGATCTCTTTTGATTCGCAAGCCTCTTTTGGTTCGTAAACCCCTTTCGATCGCAGTCGCTGTTATTTGTACCTCACTTTCGGCTAACGTGTTGGCGCAAGAAGAAGCGCAAGCAACAGATGAGCAAATGGTTGTTACGGCAACTCGTACTGAAATGGCACTAAAACAAGCGCCGGCTTCAATGTCAGTGATCACCGCTCAAGACATTGAAGACAGCCCTGGTATTACCTTGGCTGACATCGTTGCAGAATCAACCAGTGTCGAATCTGACTTTGATAGCACACGTGCTGGCCGTCAGATGATCTCTATTCGTGGTATGGATTCAGATTACACGCTTATCATGGTTAATGGCCGTCGTCTAAGCTCGGCGAGTGCCATCATCCGAGGTAACGACTTCGACCTATCGACCATTCCTGCTGATTCAATTGAACGTGTTGAAATCATCCGTGGCCCAATGTCTGCACTTTACGGTTCAGATGGCATGGGCGGTACAATCAACATCATCACTAAGGCTCCAGAAAATGATTGGAGCTCTACGTTAAGCATGGACACTTCATCGCCGTTAGACGGTGATGGTGGAGAAGAGTACTCGATGGGCTTCACAACATCGGGCGCGTTAATTGAAGACGAGTTGTTTGCTCGCCTGTCCGTTAACCAAACTAGCCGTGATGCTTGGCAACCCTATTCTGGTACGCATAGCTCTGGTTACGATCGTTCAGACATTACTGCGTTAGAAGAAAGAGAGACATTAAGCTTACTCGCGAGCCTGACATGGAATGCAACAGACAACCAAACCATCGATTTCGATTTTGGCTACAGTGACGACGAACGTGAATCATCTGCAGAAAACGTATCGTCTGTGATTGAGTCTGACACACGAGTAGTGCGTCAGAGCCAAGCGATTACGCACAGTGGCTTTTGGAGCTGGGGTGATACACAAGTTCGCTACTCACGCGAAAATGTGACCGACAACGACGCTGCGGATTCTGATACTAACTACAGCAGTGACGTAGAAGAGTTAACTCAAATAGCAGAAGCATCAGCGACGACTTATCTTGGTGAGAGTCATACCGTAACGTTTGGTATGGACTATCAGTTGAGCGAATTAACCAACAAAGAAAACTTGGTCAATGGCACATCAGAAGCGTATCAAGGTGCGTTATTTGTTCAAGACCAATGGTTGATGACTGAACAACTAACCGCAACCATCGGTGGTCGTTTAGATAAGCACGAATTGTACGGTGAAGAGTTCAGTCCGCGAGTGTACTTGGTGCACCAAACAACGAATGACCTGATCATTAAGGGTGGCGTGGGTAAAGCATTTAAAGCACCAACATTGACTCAAAACCAAGCCGACTACACAGTTAACAGCTGTAAAGGTGCTTGTGATTTATATGGCAATGAAGACCTGAAGCCTGAAACGAGCTGGAACTATGAGATTGCAGCGATATACAGCCAACCTCGTTGGAACGTTGAAGGTGCCTTGTTCCGCAATGAAATCAACGACCTTATTGATCGTGACGAAACCTACTGCGAGAACGGCGGAATGTTTGAATCGGGTAAAGGGTGTGCCGATAGTTCTAGCTCAACTGGCTATGTGAAAGGCAAACGTACTTATACCAATGTGTCTGAGGCTGTGGTTCAAGGTGCTGAGCTTACTGGCCAATTCCAAATAACGGATGAATGGGGCGTGTCTGGTAACTACACTTTCTTAGACACTGAAGATAAGTCTACTGGTGAAGAACTGCTTGAGCGTTACAAGCACTCGGGTTTAGTTAAACTGAACTGGAGCCCAACTTACGACCTGAACACCTTTGTTAGTGCGCGTTACCGAGGTGAGCGTAATATCGAAACTGATTTGACTCAAGAAGCCTACACTACGCTAAATATTGGTGGGGTATACAACATTAATGATTCGGTTAGAGTACGCGCAGGTATTACTAACTTGACTGACGAAGCGGTATCACAAGAGCTAGAGAGCATGGGTTATGTTGAAGAGCCACGTACTTACTACGTAGGTATGACTGCGGACTTCTAA
- a CDS encoding class I SAM-dependent DNA methyltransferase → MSATISSNALYTDLSGYYDLMCVDIDYQAQSNCVRRLHQIFGNGGKTHLDLACGTGPHVRHFIDFGYQSNGLDLNAPMLDIAQVRCPEANFSVQNMSSFEVAEPLDLITCFLYSIHYNDGFEKLKECVESVHRALKPEGIFCFNVVDKDKISNDLFVRHTTNLEQDDFTFSSGWYYSGKGDKQALKLSIEKTTAGETQVWNDEHPMVAFSFKELIEILKPYFEVHIFEHDYDKLLPWDTKSGNALIACVKI, encoded by the coding sequence ATGTCAGCTACTATTTCTTCCAACGCACTTTATACCGACCTATCCGGTTACTACGATTTAATGTGTGTTGATATTGACTATCAAGCGCAAAGTAACTGCGTACGTAGGCTACATCAAATTTTCGGAAATGGTGGAAAGACTCACCTCGACTTAGCTTGTGGCACTGGTCCACACGTTCGTCACTTTATCGATTTTGGTTACCAAAGCAATGGACTCGATCTCAACGCGCCAATGCTAGATATCGCTCAGGTTCGCTGCCCCGAAGCCAATTTCTCGGTGCAAAACATGAGTAGTTTTGAAGTGGCAGAACCTCTGGATTTGATCACCTGCTTCTTATACTCAATCCATTACAACGATGGTTTCGAGAAGCTAAAAGAATGTGTTGAGAGCGTACATCGCGCTTTAAAACCAGAGGGGATTTTCTGTTTTAATGTGGTGGATAAAGACAAGATCAGCAATGATCTTTTTGTTCGACACACCACCAATCTTGAACAAGATGATTTCACGTTCAGCTCAGGCTGGTATTACTCTGGCAAGGGCGACAAGCAGGCGTTAAAACTCAGTATTGAAAAGACAACAGCTGGTGAGACACAAGTTTGGAATGATGAACACCCAATGGTGGCATTCTCGTTTAAGGAGCTCATTGAAATATTGAAACCCTACTTTGAGGTTCATATTTTTGAGCACGATTATGACAAGCTGTTACCTTGGGATACCAAATCAGGAAATGCTCTGATCGCTTGTGTAAAAATTTAG